Proteins from a genomic interval of Neisseria arctica:
- a CDS encoding 1-acylglycerol-3-phosphate O-acyltransferase, which yields MSKQKAPLTKRITRLCRMACWLFRTGRDLRNVKSDDAAGREQVLIRLGSGALTAMDIRLEIGAPPRMLQGTGALVAANHISWLDIFAISAVYPSSFIAKKEISGWPILGKMGRNAGTVFINRDSRRDIEPAKQAVNDALRHGLNVSFFPEARTSLGIDVLPFKAALFQAAIDSNVPIQSIALRYYDHTGQRTTTASYAGKTNLFRSLWRIVSMPGLCIRIDFDAPLMPEQYPGADRFQLKEISENFVRSKVMTDSPVAHTHTDTSPQQTNPIKF from the coding sequence ATGTCCAAACAAAAAGCCCCTCTTACCAAACGTATCACCCGCTTATGCCGTATGGCATGTTGGTTGTTCCGTACCGGTCGCGACCTGCGCAATGTAAAAAGCGACGATGCAGCCGGGCGGGAACAGGTATTGATCCGTCTAGGTAGCGGTGCTTTGACAGCCATGGATATCCGCCTTGAAATCGGAGCACCGCCCCGAATGCTGCAAGGGACAGGTGCATTAGTTGCCGCCAACCATATTTCATGGTTGGATATTTTTGCCATCAGCGCAGTCTATCCAAGCAGTTTCATTGCAAAAAAAGAAATCAGCGGCTGGCCCATATTAGGCAAAATGGGACGAAATGCCGGCACAGTATTCATCAACCGCGACTCCCGCCGCGATATCGAACCGGCCAAACAAGCAGTTAACGACGCCCTTCGGCATGGTTTGAATGTCAGCTTCTTTCCTGAGGCACGCACTTCACTGGGTATTGATGTTTTACCTTTCAAAGCCGCATTGTTCCAAGCCGCCATCGACAGCAACGTACCGATTCAAAGTATTGCTTTACGCTATTATGATCATACCGGGCAACGCACCACCACCGCCTCGTATGCAGGCAAAACAAACCTTTTCCGCTCTCTTTGGCGTATAGTTTCCATGCCCGGCCTATGCATCCGTATCGATTTTGACGCTCCCCTCATGCCCGAACAATATCCCGGAGCAGACCGTTTCCAACTCAAAGAAATTTCCGAAAACTTTGTCCGTAGTAAAGTGATGACCGACAGCCCGGTCGCCCACACGCATACGGATACATCGCCCCAACAAACAAATCCAATCAAATTTTAA
- a CDS encoding SixA phosphatase family protein — MDLILWRHAEAEYGPPDLERRLTDKGCKQAKQMAAWLNRHLPPNYQLWASQAERSRQTASYLRKDYLSLSRLNPETDARTLPRLLESIHNDETVVIVGHQPWLGELTAFLFNGDWSDKQYWSYKKGGFWWLQVKATEEGGYNVKLKAALTPSVLAAR; from the coding sequence ATGGATCTTATTTTATGGCGGCATGCCGAAGCCGAATACGGACCACCCGATCTGGAACGCCGTCTGACCGACAAAGGATGCAAACAAGCCAAACAAATGGCCGCCTGGCTAAACCGACACCTGCCTCCCAATTATCAATTATGGGCATCACAAGCAGAACGCAGCCGGCAAACCGCTTCTTATCTGAGGAAGGATTATTTGTCGCTTTCCCGCCTCAATCCGGAAACCGATGCCCGCACGCTCCCCCGGCTATTAGAAAGTATCCATAACGATGAAACCGTTGTCATTGTCGGCCACCAGCCTTGGTTGGGCGAGCTAACCGCTTTTTTATTCAATGGCGATTGGTCCGACAAACAATATTGGTCATACAAAAAAGGAGGATTCTGGTGGCTTCAAGTCAAAGCAACAGAAGAAGGCGGATATAACGTCAAGCTCAAAGCCGCACTTACCCCTTCTGTATTAGCGGCACGATAA